The Rhodococcus sp. X156 genome window below encodes:
- the hsaC gene encoding iron-dependent extradiol dioxygenase HsaC, with protein sequence MGIRSLAYMRIETTDMAAWREYGLKVLGMVEGKGADPAALYLRMDDFPARLVIVPGEHDRLQLSGWETANAAELDDVRARLDAAGVPFKEGTAEQLADRRVVGLISFADPSGNTLEAFHGAALEHRRVVSPYGHRFVTGEQGLGHVVLSTDDDAAALTFYRDVLGFRLRDSMRLAPEFVGRAPDGEPAWLRFFGCNPRHHSLAFLPMPTPSGIVHLMIEVEHSDDVGLTLDRALRRKVPMSATLGRHVNDQMLSFYMKTPGGFDVEFGCEGLQVEDEGWIARESTAVSLWGHDFSVRGQQ encoded by the coding sequence ATGGGGATCCGTTCGCTGGCGTACATGCGCATCGAGACCACCGACATGGCCGCGTGGCGGGAGTACGGCCTCAAGGTCCTCGGCATGGTGGAGGGCAAGGGTGCCGATCCGGCGGCGCTGTACCTGCGGATGGACGACTTCCCGGCCCGGCTGGTCATCGTCCCCGGCGAGCACGACCGGCTGCAGCTCTCCGGCTGGGAGACCGCCAACGCTGCCGAGCTGGACGACGTCCGCGCCCGCCTGGACGCCGCCGGGGTCCCGTTCAAGGAGGGCACCGCCGAGCAGCTGGCCGACCGTCGGGTGGTCGGGCTGATCAGCTTCGCCGACCCCTCGGGCAACACCCTGGAGGCGTTTCACGGCGCGGCCCTGGAGCACCGCCGGGTGGTCAGCCCCTACGGGCACCGCTTCGTCACCGGCGAGCAGGGCCTGGGCCACGTGGTGCTGTCCACCGACGACGACGCCGCCGCGCTGACCTTCTACCGCGACGTGCTCGGGTTCCGGCTGCGCGACTCCATGCGGCTGGCTCCGGAGTTCGTCGGCCGGGCGCCGGACGGCGAGCCGGCGTGGCTGCGCTTCTTCGGCTGCAACCCGCGCCACCACAGCCTGGCCTTCCTGCCCATGCCCACCCCCAGCGGCATCGTGCACCTGATGATCGAGGTGGAGCACTCCGACGACGTCGGACTCACCCTGGACCGCGCGCTGCGCCGCAAGGTGCCGATGTCGGCGACGCTGGGCCGGCACGTCAACGACCAGATGCTCTCCTTCTACATGAAGACCCCGGGCGGCTTCGACGTCGAGTTCGGCTGCGAGGGCCTGCAGGTGGAGGACGAGGGCTGGATCGCCAGGGAGAGCACCGCGGTGTCGCTGTGGGGACACGACTTCAGCGTCCGGGGCCAGCAGTGA
- a CDS encoding Rieske 2Fe-2S domain-containing protein yields the protein MTQTSSTAHDTDEVRQIDVGELQTRFARGWHCIGLADTFRDGKPHSIEAFGQKLVVFAGEDGKISVLDAYCRHMGGDLSQGQVKGNTVACPFHDWRWGGDGKCKAVPYAKRVPLRARTAAWTTMEQNQQLFVWNDPEGNPPPAEVTIPRIEGAFSDEWTDWTWETLVIEGSNCREIIDNVVDMAHFFYVHYAFPLYFKNIFEGHIASQYMNSRGRPDVGMSTQYAGTETLVESEAAYYGPSYMINPLVNKYGGYEVDSVLINCHYPVSANKFVLQYGVIVKKPQGVSDETAAKIGRKFAEGVGEGFMQDVEIWKNKTKIENPLLTEEDGPVYQLRRWYEQFYVDVDQVTEEMTQRFEFEVDTTHANENWEAEVQENMRRMQAEAEAAKTSQEV from the coding sequence ATGACCCAGACCAGCAGCACCGCACACGACACCGACGAGGTGCGGCAGATCGACGTCGGCGAGCTGCAGACCCGCTTCGCCCGCGGCTGGCACTGCATCGGCCTGGCCGACACCTTCCGCGACGGCAAGCCGCACTCCATCGAGGCATTCGGCCAGAAGCTCGTGGTCTTCGCCGGCGAGGACGGCAAGATCAGCGTGCTCGACGCCTACTGCCGCCACATGGGCGGCGACCTCTCCCAGGGCCAGGTCAAGGGCAACACGGTGGCCTGCCCGTTCCACGACTGGCGCTGGGGCGGCGACGGCAAGTGCAAGGCCGTGCCCTACGCCAAGCGCGTCCCGCTGCGCGCCCGCACCGCCGCCTGGACCACCATGGAGCAGAACCAGCAGCTCTTCGTGTGGAACGACCCGGAGGGCAACCCGCCGCCGGCGGAGGTCACCATCCCCCGCATCGAGGGCGCCTTCAGCGACGAGTGGACCGACTGGACCTGGGAGACGCTGGTCATCGAGGGCTCCAACTGCCGCGAGATCATCGACAACGTCGTGGACATGGCGCACTTCTTCTACGTGCACTACGCCTTCCCGCTGTACTTCAAGAACATCTTCGAGGGCCACATCGCCTCGCAGTACATGAACAGCCGCGGTCGCCCCGACGTCGGCATGTCCACCCAGTACGCCGGCACCGAGACGCTGGTCGAGTCCGAGGCCGCCTACTACGGCCCCTCGTACATGATCAACCCGCTGGTCAACAAGTACGGCGGCTACGAGGTGGACAGCGTGCTCATCAACTGCCACTACCCCGTCTCCGCCAACAAGTTCGTGCTGCAGTACGGCGTCATCGTCAAGAAGCCCCAGGGCGTCAGCGACGAGACGGCCGCGAAGATCGGCCGCAAGTTCGCCGAGGGCGTGGGCGAGGGCTTCATGCAGGACGTGGAGATCTGGAAGAACAAGACCAAGATCGAGAACCCGCTGCTGACCGAGGAGGACGGCCCGGTCTACCAGCTGCGTCGCTGGTACGAGCAGTTCTACGTCGACGTCGACCAGGTCACCGAGGAGATGACCCAGCGCTTCGAGTTCGAGGTGGACACCACCCACGCGAACGAGAACTGGGAGGCCGAGGTGCAGGAGAACATGCGGCGGATGCAGGCCGAGGCCGAGGCCGCCAAGACCTCCCAGGAGGTCTGA
- the hsaB gene encoding 3-hydroxy-9,10-secoandrosta-1,3,5(10)-triene-9,17-dione monooxygenase reductase subunit: MTDAAFDSTRFRTVLGQFATGVTVVTAVADGVPVGFACQSFAALSLDPPLVTFCPGRLSRAWAAIRSSGRFCVNVLADHQRDVSSVFGSRAEDKFAGLTWFPSPGGSPVLDGVLTWVDCVIEDVHSGGDHDIVVGRVQTLGQLGHERPLLFYRGAYTSVDLGDTGPAPERTDLEAFLTWPRHDDWV; the protein is encoded by the coding sequence CTGACCGACGCTGCCTTCGACTCCACCCGCTTCCGCACCGTCCTCGGCCAGTTCGCCACCGGCGTCACCGTGGTCACCGCGGTCGCCGACGGGGTGCCGGTGGGCTTCGCCTGCCAGTCCTTCGCCGCGCTGTCGCTGGACCCGCCGCTGGTGACCTTCTGCCCGGGCAGGCTGTCCCGGGCCTGGGCGGCCATCCGCAGCTCCGGCCGGTTCTGCGTGAACGTCCTCGCCGACCACCAGCGCGACGTCAGCTCGGTGTTCGGCTCCCGCGCCGAGGACAAGTTCGCCGGGCTGACCTGGTTCCCGTCGCCGGGCGGTTCTCCGGTGCTCGACGGCGTGCTGACCTGGGTGGACTGCGTGATCGAGGACGTGCACTCTGGCGGAGACCACGACATCGTGGTGGGCCGGGTGCAGACGCTGGGCCAGTTGGGGCACGAGCGTCCGCTGCTGTTCTACCGGGGCGCGTACACCTCGGTGGACCTCGGGGACACCGGCCCCGCGCCCGAGCGGACCGACCTGGAGGCCTTCCTCACCTGGCCGCGGCACGACGACTGGGTCTAG
- the hsaA gene encoding 3-hydroxy-9,10-secoandrosta-1,3,5(10)-triene-9,17-dione monooxygenase oxygenase subunit: protein MSEVVGHDVLAGVSTLLPAFRARAQEAEDLRRIPDASIKELQELGFFRLLQPKTYGGHEADPVTFYSVVKEIAAACGSTGWVSSIIGVHSWHLALFPKQAQEDVWGENPDTRISSSYAPMGKGVITEGGYRLTGKWSWSSGCDHATWVMVGGPVLNGDGKPVDFCTFLVPRPDYTVNDVWDVVGLRGTGSNDIVINDVFVPAHRVLSFMDMSSGTAPGLVENTAALYKMPWGTIHPTTISTPIVGMAAGAYAAHVEHQGKRVRAAFAGEKARDDPFAKVRIAEAASDIDAAWLQLAGNVAAEHALLAAGEEVPMSLRLRARRDQVRATGRAIGAVDRLFENSGASALQNGTPIQRFWRDAHAGRVHAANEPERAYVMYGSGEFGLPITDSMV, encoded by the coding sequence ATGAGCGAAGTAGTCGGACACGACGTCCTGGCCGGTGTGAGCACGCTGCTCCCGGCGTTTCGGGCGCGTGCGCAGGAGGCGGAGGACCTGCGTCGCATCCCCGACGCGAGCATCAAGGAGCTGCAGGAGCTCGGCTTCTTCCGGCTGCTGCAGCCGAAGACCTACGGCGGCCACGAGGCAGACCCGGTGACGTTCTACTCGGTGGTCAAGGAGATCGCCGCCGCGTGCGGCTCCACCGGCTGGGTCTCCTCCATCATCGGGGTGCACAGCTGGCACCTGGCGCTGTTCCCCAAGCAGGCGCAGGAGGACGTGTGGGGGGAGAACCCGGACACCCGCATCTCCTCCTCCTACGCCCCCATGGGCAAGGGCGTGATCACCGAGGGCGGCTACCGGCTCACCGGCAAGTGGTCGTGGTCCTCCGGCTGCGACCACGCCACCTGGGTGATGGTGGGTGGCCCGGTGCTCAACGGTGACGGCAAGCCGGTGGACTTCTGCACCTTCCTGGTGCCCCGGCCGGACTACACCGTCAACGACGTCTGGGACGTCGTCGGCCTGCGCGGCACCGGCAGCAACGACATCGTCATCAACGACGTCTTCGTCCCGGCCCACCGCGTGCTCAGCTTCATGGACATGAGCAGCGGCACCGCCCCGGGCCTGGTGGAGAACACCGCCGCGCTGTACAAGATGCCCTGGGGCACCATCCACCCCACCACCATCAGCACCCCCATCGTGGGCATGGCCGCGGGTGCCTACGCCGCACACGTGGAGCACCAGGGCAAGCGGGTGCGGGCCGCGTTCGCGGGGGAGAAGGCCAGGGACGACCCGTTCGCCAAGGTCCGCATCGCCGAGGCCGCCAGCGACATCGACGCCGCCTGGCTGCAGCTCGCGGGCAACGTGGCCGCCGAGCACGCGCTGCTCGCTGCCGGCGAGGAGGTGCCGATGTCGTTGCGCCTGCGGGCCCGCCGGGACCAGGTGCGCGCCACCGGCCGCGCCATCGGGGCGGTGGACCGGCTGTTCGAGAACTCCGGCGCCAGCGCCCTGCAGAACGGCACACCCATCCAGCGCTTCTGGCGCGACGCCCACGCCGGCCGGGTGCACGCCGCCAACGAGCCCGAGCGCGCCTACGTGATGTACGGCAGCGGCGAGTTCGGGCTGCCGATCACCGACTCGATGGTCTAG
- a CDS encoding glycosyltransferase family 4 protein: MRIALLSYRSKPHCGGQGVYVRHLSRELVSLGHTVEVFSGQPYPELDPGVALTKVPSLDLYRDPDPFRTPHLREIRDGIDVLEVATMWTAGFPEPLTFSLRAARLLGKRAAEFDVVHDNQSLGYGLLRLVKAGLPLVATIHHPITRDRDVDLAAARGRRKLSLRRWYGFLRMQGRVARRIPALLTVSKSSEQDIRTAFDVPDGRLQTIPLGVDTEIFAPPSTPRVPGRIACIASADMPLKGVANLLEAVAKLRTERTVELVLVSKLDPAGRSARLIEQLGIADIVQTVSGVDDDELGRLMASAEVAAVPSLYEGFSLPAVEAMSCGTPLVATRTGALPEVVGEHGDAALLVEPGDSEALAGALATLLDDAALRERMGTAGRARVLERYSWAAVAARTAQFYATTIDRFHQENGTGEQKEPRTAC; the protein is encoded by the coding sequence GTGCGGATCGCACTCCTGTCCTACCGAAGCAAGCCGCACTGCGGGGGACAGGGCGTGTACGTGCGCCACCTCAGCCGTGAGCTCGTCTCGCTGGGCCACACCGTCGAGGTGTTCTCCGGCCAGCCCTACCCCGAGCTGGACCCGGGCGTGGCGCTGACCAAGGTCCCCAGCCTGGACCTCTACCGCGACCCCGACCCGTTCCGCACGCCGCACCTGCGGGAGATCCGTGACGGCATCGACGTGCTCGAGGTCGCCACCATGTGGACTGCCGGGTTCCCGGAGCCGCTCACGTTCAGCCTGCGGGCCGCGCGGCTGCTGGGGAAGCGGGCCGCGGAGTTCGACGTGGTGCACGACAACCAGAGCCTCGGCTACGGCCTGCTCCGCCTGGTCAAGGCCGGGCTGCCGCTGGTGGCCACCATCCACCACCCCATCACCCGCGACCGCGACGTCGACCTCGCTGCCGCGCGCGGCCGCCGCAAGCTCAGCCTGCGCCGCTGGTACGGGTTCCTGCGCATGCAGGGCCGGGTGGCCCGGCGGATCCCCGCGCTGCTCACCGTCTCCAAGTCCTCCGAGCAGGACATCCGCACCGCCTTCGACGTGCCGGACGGTCGGCTGCAGACCATCCCGCTGGGCGTGGACACCGAGATCTTCGCCCCGCCGAGCACGCCCCGGGTGCCCGGGCGCATCGCCTGCATCGCCAGCGCGGACATGCCGCTGAAGGGCGTGGCCAACCTGCTGGAGGCCGTGGCGAAGCTCCGCACCGAGCGCACCGTGGAGCTGGTGCTGGTGTCCAAGCTGGATCCGGCGGGTCGCTCCGCGCGGCTGATCGAGCAGCTGGGCATCGCCGACATCGTGCAGACGGTGTCCGGGGTGGACGACGACGAGCTGGGCCGGCTGATGGCCTCGGCCGAGGTCGCCGCCGTGCCCTCGCTGTACGAGGGCTTCTCGCTGCCCGCCGTGGAGGCGATGTCCTGCGGCACCCCGCTGGTAGCCACCCGCACCGGGGCGCTGCCCGAGGTCGTCGGCGAGCACGGTGACGCGGCCCTGCTCGTGGAGCCCGGCGACTCCGAGGCGCTGGCCGGCGCGCTGGCCACCTTGCTCGACGACGCCGCGCTGCGGGAGCGGATGGGCACCGCGGGACGCGCCCGCGTCCTGGAGCGCTACAGCTGGGCCGCCGTGGCGGCCCGCACCGCGCAGTTCTACGCCACCACCATCGACCGGTTCCACCAGGAGAACGGCACTGGGGAGCAGAAGGAGCCACGCACAGCATGCTGA